The DNA segment CGCACGCCACCGCACCAGTCGGTACCGAGCGCACCATTTTGCTGTCCGGTATCACCACATCGCTGACGCAATGTATCAGGACATGGTTGGCACATAGGAACACCATGACCTGCCCCGCGGCAGCTTGCACGTGCGTGTGGGGGCAGGAGCTGTGCCTGCGCTCTCGGCGTGCGTCAATCGCTCCGTACCACCGCCCTGACCACCCCCTCATAGCCAGCTCCCTCTTCGCATCGCAGGAGCAGTTCGTCCAGGTCTCTGAACTCGCCGCACAGGGTGAGCCGGGTGGCCTCGGTGGCGCCCTGAGGGTCGCGGACGCCGCTGCGCTGGAACTCGCGGCTCAGGCCGAGGACGTGGAAGGCCGAGGCGGGGCTGAACACGTAGGAGGTGTAGTAGGCCTTGGCGCCGACAGGGTCCTCCGCCAGGTGCCGGTCGTAGTAGCGGCGCACCGGGGGAGCCACCTGAATGCCGATGCGGAGGTTGCCCTCAGGCGTAAGGGCTAGATGGAAGCTGGTCCCCTCGGCCAGGTAGATAGGCCCCGGCTCGTCGGTGTAGAAGAGCTCCAACGGGCGGGCCGGGTCCACGCTCACGGCTTCGGGCGCTGCCCCACCGGAAGCCATGAGCGTGGCGAGCAGCGTGTATGACCGGTCCTGGCCCTGGCCCAGAGCGGCCAGGAACTGTTCAAAGCTCTCGCTGCGGTCGGGGTGCTGAGCTAGCCAGGCGTGCCAGTGGGCGCGCATCGCCGCCTCACCCAGGCGTGTAGCGCCGTCGGCATAGGCTGTGGTATTGAGCGTCACCCTCTCCACCGCGAACCACTCCCGCTCTCCCAGACTGGCTCCCGTAATCAGGGACACGGAGACGGGGAGGCCGGCCACTGTGGTGCTGACCTCCTCGCGCGCGCTCGTGGCGTCCTCAAGGACCCAGAGGGGGTCGGCTGTGGCCAAGGGCGTGGGGGTTGCAGTGGGGGCAGCGGTGGCAGTGGGCGAGGCGGTCGGGCTAGGGGTGTGGGTGACGGTAGGAGTGACCGTGCTCGTCACTGTGGCGGTGGGGCTGGCCGTGGGGCTGACGGCGACCGTCGCTGTGGGCGGCGGCAGGTCAGCAGGGACGAGCACCACCGTCCCCGTCGCTTCCTGAGGAAAGAGGCCGGGCCCGCCGCAGGCGACCAGCACCAGCAGGAGCGTGCCGAAGACACCGGCGTTCATCACCCTGGTGAGCATAGACTCCCCCTCGGCGCCCAGGTCTGGGCTCGCCAGCGGAGCAGACGGGCCCTGCGGGCAGTGTAGCGCCTTCTAGAGTGCAGGGGAAGCGTGGCCTGATGGCTGACGGCCTTTCGGCGACGGCGGTGACCGCCTAGAATGGCTCCCACGGAAGCGCAGAACCCTGGTCAGACGGAGGAGACCCATGTCGTCGGACGTGGAGGCCAAGAGGAGACTCAACTCGCGACTAGAGACGATCGGCTGGGGCCTGTTCCTCATCATGCTCGGTGGGCTGGGCCTGGTGCCGGACGAGCGGGTGCCCTCAGGGACGTGGTTGCTGGGCGTGGGGCTGATCCTGTTGGGGCTGAACGCGGCCCGCTACTACTACGGCATCAAGACCAGCGGCTTCACTATAGTTCTGGGCATTCTGGCCCTGGGCAGCGGCTTGGGCGACTTCGTGGGCGTGGATCTGCCTTGGTTCCCCATCATCCTCATCCTAGCCGGGGCCGCCCTGCTCTACCGCACCCTTCTCTCCGGACGGCGGGGCGGCACCTAGAGGGGCGGGTGCGCGCTTCCAGGGCGAAGCGTCGGTCGTGGTAGCGAAAGAGGCGTGAGAGTGGTGGAATGGGTGAGGGAATGCAGCCGGAGCGACTCATTTCGGAGCAGCTGAGGCTCGGTACGGAAAAGGTGCAGGCGGCTATCAGGCTCCTCGACGAAGGGCATACCGTGCCCTTCCTGGCCCGGTACCGCAAGGAGGCCACCGGCGGCCTGGACGAGGATCAAATCCGGCAGGTGGCGGCTGCCCTGGAGCGGCTCCGAGCCTTGGAGGAGCGACGCCGGTCCGTCGTGGCCAGCATCGAGGGCCAGGGCAAGCTGACGCCGGCACTGCGCCGGCGCCTGGCGTCGGCCCAGACCCTGACCGAGTTGGAGGACCTCTACCAGCCCTACCGACCCAAGCGCCGCACCCGGGCAAGCATCGCTCGCGAGCGGGGACTACAGCCCCTGGCGGACCTGATCCTCAAGCAGGCCCGTCCGAAAGGAGACGTGACGGCTCTGGCCGCGCCCTTCGTCTCAGAAGAGGTGACGACCCCGGAGGATGCCTGGGCTGGGGCCAGGGACATCGTGGCCGAGATGGTCAGCGACGATCCGGAGGTGCGGGGGGCGCTCAGGGAAAAGGCGGCGCGGTGGGGGCTGGTCGGGGCCAAGAAGTTGGTCGGCTCCGAGGATCCTAGGCGGGTCTACGAGCTGTACTACGAGTTCGAGGCCCGGGCCGACCGGTTGCGGCCCCACCAGGTGCTGGCCCTCAACCGAGGTGAGGCGGAGAAGGTCCTGCGGGTGCGCCTCGACGTGGCGGAGCGCGATTGGCGGAGCGTGGTGGAGGCCAGGTACCGGCCCGACCCCCGGTCCCCGCTGGCAGCGGAACTGGAGGCGGCGGTGACCGATGGAGTCCAGCGCCTGCTGCTGCCCGCGATCGAGCGGGACGTGCGGCGACAGCTCACCGAGGCGGCTGAGGATCACGCCATCTCGGTGTTCGCCTCCAACTTGCGGTCTCTGCTCTCTCAACCCCCTCTGAGCGGACACACTGTGCTGGGGCTCGATCCCGGCTACCGCACCGGGTGCAAGGTGGCGGTGGTAGACCCCACAGGCAAGGTGCTAGAGACGGCCACTATCTATCCTCACCCGCCCCAGCGGCAGCGGGAGCGGGCTCTGGCCGACCTGGCCCGACTGATTCCGCGACATGGTGTCACTCTGGTGGCCATCGGCAACGGGACCGCCTCCCGAGAGACCGAGCAGTTGGTGGCGGCGC comes from the Anaerolineae bacterium genome and includes:
- a CDS encoding RNA-binding transcriptional accessory protein codes for the protein MGEGMQPERLISEQLRLGTEKVQAAIRLLDEGHTVPFLARYRKEATGGLDEDQIRQVAAALERLRALEERRRSVVASIEGQGKLTPALRRRLASAQTLTELEDLYQPYRPKRRTRASIARERGLQPLADLILKQARPKGDVTALAAPFVSEEVTTPEDAWAGARDIVAEMVSDDPEVRGALREKAARWGLVGAKKLVGSEDPRRVYELYYEFEARADRLRPHQVLALNRGEAEKVLRVRLDVAERDWRSVVEARYRPDPRSPLAAELEAAVTDGVQRLLLPAIERDVRRQLTEAAEDHAISVFASNLRSLLSQPPLSGHTVLGLDPGYRTGCKVAVVDPTGKVLETATIYPHPPQRQRERALADLARLIPRHGVTLVAIGNGTASRETEQLVAALTQALDGVRYLLVNEAGASVYSASPQAREELPDLDVSLRGAVSIARRVQDPLAELVKIDPRSIGVGMYQHDVDQKRLAAALTAVVESVVNQVGVDVNTASASLLTYVAGIGPKLAQSLVAYRDAHGPFRDRRELLKVPGLGPKAFQQAAGFLRIRGGRNPLDASAIHPESYPVAEAVLAKAGVGAKAPMAKREAGIKALLARQPVAELARELGAGVLTLTDILEQLVRPGRDPREDLPAPILRSDVLSMDDLRPGMRLQGTVRNVVDFGAFVDIGVKQDGLLHRSQIPPGASPGVGDVIGVAVLEVDQDRGRISLGWIGQAD